In bacterium, a genomic segment contains:
- a CDS encoding sigma-54 dependent transcriptional regulator encodes MSENSKHKEAGQASSSENISLNWKRVENLRVTRKLVNALKNLEIKSLYLVPANRRKDARKKYLGYGTKKMMFEAEINFVLDEKSKLIEKIKSNPTAWNDYKNDCIETLSEALIAEDTVVKEDSLGFIQMACGVRIKDEVVGVLRCDGIVSGKPNDLTNAKIFEQLSSLKIDQKEFKALVKTLPFFTSEKVAVVSNVLTMLSEEIGSFLEESVKENESTADSGQHNHSGLITRNPMILEIIRQIKLIGSSDSSVIIYGESGTGKELIANLIHKNSTRQNKPFVTINCAALTETILEAELFGYKKGAFTGAGADKKGLFEVADKGTIFLDEVGEMSLSLQVKILRLIQEGTFMRVGDTQMRKVDVKVVSATHRDLRQMIELGKFREDLYYRLAVVELSLPPLRDRQKDIPILVNHFLQEFQKKTQKSEITLSSETLKVLEEYYWPGNVREMRNEIERLVALNPSNSMIKTKDLSKKFFYESHPESMLVSNENEEGFIKKLVDDFERNLLLKYLRKHKWNKTQVAKLCGITRQGLNKKISKYNLDRRKF; translated from the coding sequence ATGTCTGAAAACTCTAAACATAAAGAAGCAGGTCAAGCAAGTAGCTCTGAAAATATAAGCTTAAACTGGAAAAGGGTTGAGAACTTGCGTGTGACACGTAAACTGGTCAATGCTTTAAAAAACTTAGAAATTAAATCGTTGTATTTGGTGCCTGCCAATCGCAGAAAAGATGCAAGAAAAAAGTATCTGGGTTACGGCACAAAAAAGATGATGTTTGAAGCTGAAATTAACTTTGTTTTGGATGAAAAATCAAAGTTGATTGAAAAAATAAAATCAAACCCTACAGCCTGGAACGACTATAAAAATGATTGTATTGAAACTTTGTCAGAAGCCTTAATTGCAGAAGATACCGTGGTTAAAGAAGATTCTCTTGGCTTTATTCAAATGGCATGTGGGGTAAGAATTAAAGATGAAGTCGTAGGGGTATTAAGGTGTGATGGCATAGTCTCGGGAAAACCCAATGATTTAACCAATGCCAAAATTTTTGAACAGTTATCCAGCCTAAAAATAGACCAAAAAGAGTTTAAAGCCTTGGTCAAAACTTTGCCATTTTTTACCAGTGAAAAAGTTGCGGTGGTGAGTAATGTATTGACCATGCTCAGTGAAGAAATTGGTTCATTCTTAGAAGAGTCCGTGAAAGAAAATGAATCAACGGCTGACTCTGGGCAACATAATCATAGTGGTTTGATTACACGTAATCCTATGATTTTAGAGATTATTCGGCAAATAAAATTGATTGGTTCTTCGGATAGTTCAGTTATTATTTATGGAGAGTCAGGAACGGGTAAGGAGCTTATTGCCAATTTAATTCACAAAAATTCAACACGTCAAAATAAGCCTTTTGTTACCATTAATTGTGCAGCATTAACTGAAACGATTTTAGAAGCTGAGTTGTTTGGTTATAAAAAAGGAGCCTTTACGGGGGCTGGGGCGGACAAAAAAGGTTTATTTGAGGTTGCAGATAAAGGCACCATCTTTCTCGATGAAGTAGGTGAGATGAGTTTATCCTTGCAAGTAAAAATATTGCGCTTAATTCAAGAAGGAACCTTCATGCGTGTGGGTGATACACAGATGCGTAAAGTAGATGTTAAGGTTGTATCAGCTACGCACCGAGACTTGCGACAAATGATAGAGTTGGGAAAGTTTAGAGAAGATTTGTACTACCGTTTGGCTGTTGTAGAGTTATCTTTACCGCCTTTGAGAGATAGACAAAAAGATATTCCAATTTTGGTCAACCACTTTTTACAGGAGTTTCAGAAAAAAACCCAAAAAAGTGAAATCACCTTATCCAGTGAAACCTTAAAAGTCCTAGAAGAATATTATTGGCCTGGAAACGTCAGAGAAATGAGAAACGAAATTGAGCGTTTGGTTGCTTTAAATCCAAGCAACAGCATGATTAAAACCAAAGACCTGTCAAAAAAGTTTTTCTATGAAAGTCACCCAGAAAGCATGTTGGTTAGCAATGAAAATGAAGAAGGCTTTATAAAAAAATTGGTGGATGACTTTGAGCGCAACTTGTTGTTAAAGTACTTGCGCAAGCATAAATGGAATAAAACGCAAGTAGCCAAACTTTGTGGGATCACCAGACAAGGCTTAAATAAAAAAATATCCAAGTATAATTTAGATAGACGTAAATTTTGA
- a CDS encoding helical backbone metal receptor, with amino-acid sequence MIELQQHNGETLSLAKVPQKIVSLVPSVTETMIEWGQTPIARTQFCIYPKAAVKMIPHIKGTKNPNLNAIKDLNPDLIIANKEENRPEDIDCLQKDFPVWISYPEDITSTINYMNDLAKLCPNHEKIEADIKSVKQYFSKLNKDPNNHRIACFIWKKPWMVAADQTYISSLIESYSKNAFSDLQRYPMIDLLDLKKNEVTNVFLLTEPFCFNDTHKQEFEDFFNENNLKMSVSVLNGENFTWPGPRSVQAIEEMKRVLN; translated from the coding sequence ATGATTGAATTGCAACAACACAATGGAGAAACATTATCTTTGGCCAAGGTGCCACAGAAAATTGTTTCATTGGTCCCTAGCGTAACAGAAACCATGATTGAATGGGGACAAACACCCATTGCAAGAACACAGTTTTGTATTTACCCCAAAGCCGCAGTAAAAATGATTCCGCATATCAAAGGTACAAAAAATCCTAACCTCAATGCAATCAAAGACTTAAATCCAGACTTGATTATTGCCAATAAAGAAGAAAACAGACCTGAAGATATTGATTGCTTGCAAAAAGATTTTCCTGTTTGGATTAGCTATCCTGAAGATATAACGTCTACAATTAATTATATGAATGATTTGGCTAAGCTATGTCCAAATCATGAAAAAATTGAGGCTGATATTAAGAGCGTGAAACAGTATTTTTCAAAATTAAATAAAGACCCTAACAATCACAGGATTGCTTGTTTTATATGGAAAAAGCCATGGATGGTTGCTGCAGACCAAACTTATATATCAAGCTTAATTGAAAGTTATAGTAAAAATGCTTTTTCAGATTTACAGCGCTATCCAATGATTGATCTTCTTGATCTAAAAAAAAATGAAGTTACAAATGTTTTTTTGCTAACAGAGCCGTTTTGTTTTAACGATACACACAAGCAAGAGTTTGAAGATTTTTTTAATGAAAATAATCTTAAGATGTCAGTGTCAGTTTTAAATGGAGAAAATTTTACTTGGCCAGGGCCAAGATCAGTGCAAGCAATAGAAGAAATGAAAAGGGTTTTAAATTAA
- a CDS encoding thymidine kinase — MLNYQTGWIEVICGSMFSGKTEELIRRIRRANIARQRVILFKPEIDNRYAESLVVSHSQQKIEAEVARNTQDIIEKSRSYEVVGIDEAQFFGLSLVETCQALADEGKRVIVSGLDQDYQGKPFEPIPQLLAIAEYITKNLAICMRCGNPANRNQRLSKHKQRVMLGGQDSYEARCRRCHSVSPHSKTSLSEGQTEKHDTSLLKA; from the coding sequence ATGCTTAATTATCAGACAGGGTGGATAGAAGTCATTTGTGGCAGCATGTTTTCTGGAAAAACTGAGGAGTTGATCCGGCGCATACGCAGGGCCAATATTGCTAGGCAAAGGGTCATTTTATTCAAACCTGAAATTGATAATCGCTATGCTGAAAGTTTGGTCGTAAGTCACAGCCAACAAAAAATTGAAGCGGAAGTGGCACGCAACACCCAAGACATTATTGAAAAATCTCGCAGCTATGAGGTTGTAGGCATTGATGAAGCACAGTTTTTTGGCTTATCTTTGGTAGAAACCTGTCAAGCTTTAGCAGATGAAGGTAAACGCGTGATTGTCTCTGGATTGGATCAGGATTACCAGGGCAAACCTTTTGAACCCATTCCTCAACTTTTAGCCATTGCGGAGTATATCACCAAAAACCTGGCCATCTGCATGCGCTGCGGCAACCCTGCCAACCGCAATCAACGCTTAAGCAAACACAAACAAAGAGTCATGCTAGGTGGCCAAGACAGTTATGAAGCAAGGTGCCGACGTTGTCATAGCGTAAGCCCTCATTCAAAAACTTCCTTATCTGAAGGGCAAACAGAAAAACACGATACTTCATTATTAAAAGCTTAA
- a CDS encoding fumarate reductase/succinate dehydrogenase flavoprotein subunit, with translation MSLKSNCPTGPVEKRWEKHKFNMKLVNPANKRKYEVIVVGTGLAGASASASMAELGYNVKTFCFQDSPRRAHSIAAQGGINGAKNYQNDGDSVYRLFYDTVKGGDYRSRESNVYRLAENSVKIIDQCVAQGVPFARDYSGLLDNRSFGGAQVSRTFYARGQTGQQLLLGAYQALAKEIDNGKVQMFPRTEMLDVIVHDGKAKGIVVRNLVTGKITSHTADAVVLATGGYSNVYYLSTNAMGCNVTATWRAHKKGAFFANPSFTQIHPTCIPVAGEHQSKLTLMSESLRNDGRIWVPKKKGDTRKAKDIPENERDYYLERRYPAFGNLVPRDVASRAAKERCDAGYGVGKTGLGVYLDFADAIARLGKETISARYGNLFDMYENITGENPYETPMRIFPAPHYTMGGLWVDYNLMSNIPGLFVIGEANFSDHGANRLGASALMQGLSDGYFVLPYTIGNYLADVDPKQRLNDDSPEAKAVEQTQLDKINSLLNIKGSVSVDSFHRELGRVMWDYCGMSRNEEGLRGALGKIEDVRDRFWKNASVTGTGEELNQNLEKAGRVADFLEFAELMVHDALDRKESCGAHFREESQTEDGEAKRDDENYSYSSAWEFNGVGETPQLHKETLTFEDVQPTQRSYK, from the coding sequence ATGTCATTAAAATCAAACTGTCCAACAGGTCCGGTTGAAAAACGTTGGGAAAAACATAAATTTAATATGAAGCTGGTTAACCCAGCCAATAAGCGTAAATATGAGGTTATTGTTGTAGGGACTGGTCTGGCTGGAGCTTCCGCATCTGCCAGTATGGCTGAACTGGGCTACAATGTTAAAACTTTTTGCTTTCAAGACTCTCCGAGAAGAGCTCACTCTATTGCTGCTCAAGGTGGCATCAATGGTGCAAAAAACTATCAAAATGATGGTGATAGTGTTTATAGGTTGTTTTACGACACGGTCAAAGGTGGAGATTATCGATCCAGAGAGTCAAATGTATACAGACTTGCTGAAAACAGTGTAAAAATTATTGACCAATGTGTTGCTCAAGGGGTTCCTTTTGCCAGGGACTACAGTGGACTCTTGGATAATCGATCTTTCGGTGGCGCACAGGTCTCTCGAACTTTTTATGCTCGAGGCCAAACAGGCCAGCAACTATTATTGGGAGCTTATCAAGCTTTGGCAAAAGAAATAGACAACGGTAAGGTTCAGATGTTTCCTCGAACTGAAATGCTGGATGTTATTGTTCACGATGGCAAAGCCAAAGGAATAGTGGTTAGAAACTTGGTCACAGGCAAAATAACGTCTCATACAGCAGACGCAGTGGTCTTGGCTACTGGCGGATACAGCAACGTATATTATCTAAGTACCAATGCCATGGGCTGCAACGTTACAGCAACTTGGCGTGCTCATAAAAAAGGTGCTTTTTTTGCTAACCCAAGCTTTACACAAATTCATCCAACTTGCATTCCAGTCGCAGGTGAGCATCAATCAAAACTTACTCTAATGAGTGAGTCATTACGTAACGATGGAAGAATATGGGTACCTAAGAAGAAAGGGGATACTCGTAAAGCTAAAGATATTCCGGAAAATGAGCGAGATTATTACCTGGAACGTCGTTATCCAGCTTTTGGGAACCTTGTTCCTAGAGATGTGGCTTCACGCGCTGCCAAAGAACGATGTGATGCCGGCTATGGCGTAGGTAAAACAGGATTAGGTGTATATCTTGATTTTGCTGATGCAATTGCACGCTTGGGCAAAGAAACCATCTCTGCCAGATATGGAAACCTATTTGATATGTATGAAAATATCACTGGTGAAAATCCTTATGAAACGCCTATGCGTATCTTCCCAGCCCCTCACTATACCATGGGTGGCTTATGGGTCGATTACAACCTCATGAGCAATATTCCCGGCTTATTCGTGATTGGTGAAGCAAACTTCTCTGACCATGGTGCCAACAGACTTGGAGCAAGCGCACTGATGCAAGGCTTGTCTGATGGTTATTTTGTTTTGCCTTACACCATAGGTAATTACCTTGCTGATGTTGATCCCAAACAGCGTCTAAATGATGACTCACCTGAAGCAAAAGCCGTTGAACAGACTCAACTGGACAAAATCAATTCTCTGCTTAATATCAAAGGATCCGTATCGGTTGACAGTTTTCACAGAGAATTAGGACGTGTCATGTGGGATTATTGTGGTATGAGTAGAAATGAAGAAGGACTAAGAGGTGCTCTAGGAAAAATAGAAGATGTTAGAGATCGCTTCTGGAAAAATGCTTCTGTTACAGGCACCGGTGAAGAGCTCAATCAAAACTTAGAAAAAGCTGGTCGCGTGGCCGACTTTTTAGAATTTGCTGAACTTATGGTTCATGATGCTTTAGATCGTAAAGAATCTTGTGGCGCTCACTTCAGAGAAGAAAGCCAAACAGAAGATGGTGAAGCCAAGCGTGATGATGAAAACTACTCCTATTCTTCTGCATGGGAGTTTAATGGTGTTGGAGAAACTCCTCAATTGCACAAAGAAACACTAACATTTGAAGATGTTCAACCAACACAAAGGAGCTACAAATAA
- a CDS encoding PadR family transcriptional regulator translates to MPSGLDNWKTQVRKGYLEMCILLVIQTHKSLYGFDLIEKLHNLDLNVKEGTLYPLLNRMSSEGILKTHWQTEGNKGHPRKFYALTAEGEAFLQLMQEEFSRMSKVFKQLTKKR, encoded by the coding sequence ATGCCAAGCGGTTTAGACAATTGGAAAACACAAGTTAGAAAAGGTTACTTGGAAATGTGCATCTTGTTGGTGATACAAACTCATAAGAGCCTGTATGGTTTTGACTTAATAGAAAAGCTGCATAACTTGGATTTAAATGTCAAAGAAGGAACCTTGTACCCATTGCTCAATAGAATGAGCAGTGAAGGAATACTTAAAACCCATTGGCAAACAGAAGGTAATAAGGGTCACCCAAGAAAGTTTTATGCCTTGACAGCTGAAGGTGAAGCATTTTTGCAGTTGATGCAAGAAGAGTTTAGCCGTATGTCCAAGGTGTTCAAACAGTTAACAAAAAAAAGGTAA
- a CDS encoding iron-sulfur cluster assembly accessory protein gives MKNTLKIDFTDKATEKILAFIEKRAEPENTLLRVTIPSANASGYNYQFFLDEKSKLTDHDVTLELEKFNVVLEKKLTEKMDGATVDWVESVSGSGFKVDNPNRPHIDPDQSSEAKIQQVFEHEINPALASHGGKVELVEIKDLKAYVKLSGGCQGCSSSTATLKHGIEKRIRELAPEIIEVVDITDHASGENPYFK, from the coding sequence ATGAAGAATACTTTAAAAATAGATTTCACAGATAAAGCAACAGAGAAGATTTTGGCCTTCATTGAAAAAAGAGCTGAGCCAGAAAATACTTTATTGAGGGTAACCATTCCCAGTGCCAACGCTTCAGGTTACAATTATCAATTTTTTTTAGATGAAAAATCCAAGCTTACAGACCACGATGTTACACTTGAATTAGAAAAATTTAATGTTGTCCTTGAAAAAAAACTGACTGAAAAAATGGATGGCGCCACAGTTGATTGGGTAGAAAGTGTTTCTGGATCAGGTTTTAAGGTCGATAACCCCAACAGACCCCATATTGACCCTGATCAAAGCAGTGAAGCTAAAATTCAACAGGTTTTTGAACATGAGATCAACCCGGCCTTGGCATCTCATGGTGGAAAAGTGGAGTTGGTTGAAATTAAAGACCTTAAAGCCTATGTTAAGCTTAGTGGTGGCTGTCAAGGCTGCTCAAGCTCTACAGCAACGCTCAAACACGGTATTGAAAAACGGATTAGAGAACTTGCACCAGAGATTATCGAGGTGGTGGATATCACTGATCACGCTTCTGGTGAAAACCCTTATTTTAAATGA
- a CDS encoding response regulator, with product MKDAHLTASKFTDNIIVYVDDEQDNLTSFEMHLEMDFVIKTFADPIEALHYVQNEPRVAILIVDQVMPRLSGLELARQAKENNPLMICMMITGNATKQLAIEAVKDNTFWDFVEKPVDFGSFEMSQKLVRGLEKYVLEKTKLDYREGTFELLAMLIDDKDGHTHRHSKRVCEWAMKIGKKMDLSKTELMRLQEGAMVHDIGKISIPDDILKKPGRISALERKIIQTHPGRGGDILESIPQLRDLAPMARDHHERPDGKGYPRGLVEDEIDLLTSIVALADFFEALSAKRPYKEPWAIKDIVTEIAKNKGTQFKGSVVDALFDVLKEEKLIGEKALEEVIQSIAA from the coding sequence ATGAAAGACGCCCATTTAACCGCATCAAAATTTACCGATAATATCATTGTTTATGTAGATGATGAGCAAGACAATTTAACCAGCTTTGAAATGCATCTAGAAATGGATTTTGTCATTAAAACTTTTGCAGATCCAATCGAGGCTTTACACTATGTTCAAAATGAACCTAGAGTAGCTATTTTAATTGTTGACCAGGTCATGCCTAGACTGAGTGGTTTAGAGTTGGCAAGGCAGGCCAAAGAAAACAATCCTTTGATGATTTGTATGATGATAACCGGTAATGCAACCAAGCAGTTAGCCATTGAAGCAGTCAAAGACAATACTTTTTGGGATTTTGTCGAAAAGCCTGTTGACTTTGGTTCCTTTGAAATGAGTCAAAAATTGGTTAGAGGTTTAGAGAAATATGTACTGGAAAAAACCAAGTTAGATTACAGAGAAGGTACTTTTGAACTTTTAGCCATGCTCATTGATGATAAAGATGGTCATACCCATAGACATTCCAAACGTGTCTGTGAATGGGCAATGAAAATTGGTAAAAAAATGGATTTAAGTAAAACAGAGTTGATGCGTTTGCAAGAAGGCGCCATGGTCCATGATATTGGTAAGATCAGTATTCCCGATGATATTTTAAAGAAACCTGGTCGGATCAGTGCTTTAGAGAGAAAAATCATTCAGACACATCCTGGCCGAGGTGGAGATATTTTAGAAAGCATACCGCAGTTAAGAGATTTAGCTCCCATGGCCAGAGACCACCATGAACGTCCAGATGGAAAAGGTTATCCTCGTGGCCTAGTTGAAGATGAAATTGATTTATTAACTTCTATTGTTGCTTTGGCAGATTTTTTTGAAGCACTCAGTGCCAAGCGTCCTTATAAAGAGCCCTGGGCCATTAAAGATATTGTTACTGAAATTGCAAAAAACAAAGGCACACAATTCAAAGGGAGTGTTGTTGATGCTCTGTTTGATGTGCTTAAAGAAGAAAAACTCATTGGTGAAAAAGCCTTGGAAGAGGTTATCCAAAGTATCGCAGCTTGA
- a CDS encoding DUF309 domain-containing protein, which yields MAYQDRYLLFIEYFNQSKFMSAQTTLDELWLKDQSKDKDFYGGLIQIAVSLYHLTQDNPRGAAKIYSRARDMILKYGDEHNDIALKKLRDALDALYQRSDLTEMEPGDLVKLVPKIQTLQNINNA from the coding sequence GTGGCTTACCAAGATCGCTATCTATTGTTTATAGAATATTTTAATCAATCTAAGTTTATGTCAGCTCAGACAACTTTGGATGAATTATGGTTAAAAGATCAATCAAAAGATAAAGACTTTTATGGCGGTTTAATTCAAATAGCCGTTTCTTTGTACCATCTTACCCAAGACAATCCCAGGGGTGCAGCAAAAATATATTCTAGAGCAAGAGATATGATTTTAAAGTATGGGGATGAGCACAATGACATTGCATTAAAAAAACTTAGAGATGCCTTGGATGCGCTCTATCAGCGCTCAGACTTAACGGAAATGGAACCTGGAGATCTGGTTAAACTGGTCCCAAAAATTCAAACTTTGCAAAACATCAACAATGCATAA
- a CDS encoding succinate dehydrogenase cytochrome b subunit: MMKNLGLLYCRFLKFYNSSIGKKWIVAITGLAMVGWLLGHMLGNLQIYAGRGATPEDTLINQYAAMLKGNIVLLWAVRIIMLKMIVLHVVCTISLTRHNRAARPVGYQKNTPTKASFASRTMIYGGLFLLLYVIYHLAHFTFGQVHSSLLNHHDLYSSMINSFQVPLIVAIYLAAQIFLGLHLYHGVQSTARTLGLSHPFYLKLVNSLGVFIALLISLGFASIPIAVLSGVIS; encoded by the coding sequence ATGATGAAAAATCTAGGATTATTGTATTGTCGATTTTTAAAGTTTTATAATTCTTCTATTGGTAAAAAGTGGATTGTGGCCATTACCGGGCTAGCCATGGTTGGTTGGCTTCTAGGGCATATGCTAGGCAATTTACAAATATACGCCGGTCGAGGAGCCACGCCTGAAGATACACTTATCAATCAGTACGCGGCCATGCTTAAAGGTAACATTGTTTTATTATGGGCTGTAAGAATTATCATGCTTAAAATGATTGTTCTGCATGTGGTGTGCACCATTTCTCTGACCAGACACAACCGTGCAGCCAGACCCGTTGGCTATCAAAAAAATACTCCTACCAAAGCAAGTTTCGCTTCGAGAACCATGATTTATGGCGGTCTTTTTTTGTTGCTCTACGTTATTTATCACTTGGCGCATTTCACATTTGGACAAGTCCATAGCAGTTTGCTCAATCACCATGATTTATACAGCAGCATGATCAATAGTTTTCAAGTTCCGCTTATAGTTGCTATTTATTTAGCTGCTCAGATTTTTTTAGGTTTACACCTTTATCATGGTGTTCAAAGCACAGCTAGAACACTTGGTTTAAGCCACCCTTTCTATCTTAAGCTTGTCAATAGCTTGGGAGTATTTATAGCACTACTAATATCACTTGGCTTTGCCTCTATCCCTATTGCTGTCTTGAGTGGAGTCATTTCTTAA
- a CDS encoding succinate dehydrogenase/fumarate reductase iron-sulfur subunit: MKLLLKVWRQKNAAAKGYFQDIEANDVSEDSSFLEMLDIVNESLEAKGEEPIVFDHDCREGICGSCSLVINGVAHGPKKATTTCQLHMRTFSDGDTIIIEPWRARAFPVIKDLMVDRSAFDRIIQAGGYVSTSTGNAPDGNAIPIKKDIADDAFNTAACIGCGACVAACKNASAQLFVSAKINHLNSLPQGKVEAESRTLKMTQQMDKEGFGACTNTQECEAVCPKEIEMRNIIKNNRWFTKSFFSQD; encoded by the coding sequence ATGAAACTATTGCTTAAGGTATGGCGTCAGAAAAATGCTGCAGCTAAGGGTTATTTTCAGGACATTGAAGCTAACGATGTAAGTGAAGACAGCTCTTTTTTAGAAATGTTGGATATTGTCAATGAAAGTCTTGAAGCAAAAGGGGAAGAACCTATTGTTTTTGATCATGACTGCAGAGAGGGAATTTGTGGATCTTGCTCTTTAGTGATCAATGGCGTAGCACATGGCCCCAAAAAAGCTACCACCACCTGTCAATTGCATATGCGTACTTTTTCTGATGGAGACACAATTATTATTGAACCTTGGAGAGCAAGAGCCTTTCCAGTGATTAAGGATTTGATGGTTGATAGAAGCGCCTTTGATAGGATTATTCAAGCTGGCGGTTATGTAAGTACATCTACGGGCAACGCTCCCGATGGCAATGCAATTCCTATTAAAAAAGATATTGCCGATGATGCTTTTAATACCGCAGCATGCATTGGCTGTGGAGCTTGCGTTGCAGCTTGCAAAAATGCCAGTGCACAACTGTTTGTATCTGCAAAAATCAATCACCTTAATAGCTTACCGCAAGGAAAAGTAGAAGCGGAATCAAGAACATTAAAAATGACTCAGCAAATGGATAAAGAAGGTTTTGGCGCCTGCACCAACACGCAAGAATGCGAAGCTGTTTGCCCTAAAGAAATTGAAATGCGCAATATCATTAAAAACAACCGTTGGTTTACTAAGTCGTTTTTCAGCCAAGACTAA
- a CDS encoding lytic murein transglycosylase → MHKSVLLTVCAVFLPLLCSAKAKYHTVDKALWQKAVETVQSELKKKQKKRPYKGKIKDAQIDALSADKIFFQKVALKFKLMNHIMGAPRGDILDSYINKQSQKRIKSFLQQHQRAFEDSEKKYQVNATGIAGVLYIETAYNASYIQYYPVLESLLTLAALVDDSYRNNIIDQTMQLSKAYSPSKKWQERSAWENRAKKIGQQWLQELAALLFLANKLSWDQAFVNGLEGSWAGAIGYSQFMPATAMQHVKSKDFDFWNWADSIEFTAKKLSKHQWHKDPRKALLKYNQVSWYAEVILAIHEKLNPWWEKLSAKPTV, encoded by the coding sequence ATGCATAAATCTGTTTTGTTGACAGTCTGTGCAGTTTTTTTGCCTTTGCTCTGTTCTGCCAAGGCCAAGTATCATACAGTAGATAAAGCTCTCTGGCAGAAGGCGGTTGAAACAGTTCAGTCTGAGTTAAAGAAAAAACAAAAAAAACGTCCATACAAAGGGAAAATAAAAGATGCCCAAATTGATGCCTTAAGTGCAGACAAGATCTTTTTTCAAAAAGTAGCTTTAAAATTTAAACTTATGAATCATATCATGGGGGCCCCTAGAGGTGATATTTTAGATTCATATATCAATAAACAGTCACAAAAAAGGATTAAAAGTTTTTTACAGCAACACCAGAGAGCTTTTGAAGATAGTGAAAAAAAATATCAGGTCAATGCAACCGGTATAGCAGGTGTGCTCTATATTGAAACCGCCTACAATGCATCGTATATTCAGTATTATCCTGTATTAGAAAGTTTATTAACTTTGGCAGCTTTAGTGGATGATAGCTATAGAAATAATATTATTGATCAAACGATGCAATTATCAAAAGCTTACTCACCCAGTAAGAAGTGGCAAGAAAGAAGTGCTTGGGAGAACAGGGCTAAAAAAATTGGTCAACAATGGTTGCAAGAGTTGGCCGCTTTATTGTTTTTGGCAAATAAATTGTCTTGGGATCAGGCTTTTGTTAACGGCTTAGAAGGCTCGTGGGCAGGAGCCATTGGTTATAGTCAGTTTATGCCTGCAACAGCCATGCAGCATGTAAAATCAAAAGACTTTGATTTTTGGAACTGGGCAGATTCAATTGAATTTACAGCAAAAAAACTGTCTAAACATCAGTGGCATAAAGACCCCCGCAAAGCTTTATTGAAGTACAATCAAGTGTCTTGGTACGCAGAGGTGATCTTAGCCATTCATGAAAAGCTCAATCCATGGTGGGAAAAGCTATCCGCTAAACCTACAGTTTAA
- a CDS encoding DedA family protein has protein sequence MFEASLDFMANANTYVWLLAIYTSLMVSGIGIPIPEEIALLFLSVLYYQERIVSPVWLIMAIFAISTADFCLYSIGKYLGFKIFQHPFFKQNFNENTMHKISHYIHRYGYKVIILGRLLLGVRSAIFLSSGILRMPRNKFIVYDLIASMISVSLFMLCSILLLKKFDGELSQVKLFIQQYQSSLTGIALAVIALVVLIALLFRFFKKNKPKDLV, from the coding sequence ATGTTTGAAGCGTCTTTAGATTTTATGGCAAATGCCAACACTTATGTGTGGCTACTCGCTATATACACAAGCTTGATGGTTAGCGGAATTGGTATCCCCATCCCGGAAGAAATTGCTCTTTTATTTTTATCTGTTCTTTACTATCAAGAGCGCATTGTTAGCCCTGTATGGCTTATCATGGCTATTTTTGCTATTTCTACTGCAGACTTTTGTTTATACAGCATTGGAAAATACTTAGGATTTAAGATTTTTCAACACCCCTTCTTTAAACAAAACTTCAATGAAAATACCATGCATAAAATCAGTCATTACATTCATCGTTATGGCTACAAAGTCATTATCCTTGGTAGACTATTATTGGGCGTAAGGTCTGCTATTTTTTTAAGCTCTGGCATTTTAAGAATGCCAAGAAACAAGTTTATTGTATATGATTTAATTGCATCCATGATCAGTGTCAGTCTTTTTATGTTGTGCTCTATACTGCTTTTAAAGAAATTTGATGGTGAATTGAGTCAAGTTAAACTGTTTATACAACAGTATCAAAGCTCTCTGACTGGCATTGCCTTGGCGGTCATTGCCCTCGTTGTTTTAATTGCCTTGCTTTTTAGATTCTTTAAAAAAAATAAACCTAAAGACCTAGTTTAA